The Microplitis demolitor isolate Queensland-Clemson2020A chromosome 8, iyMicDemo2.1a, whole genome shotgun sequence genome has a segment encoding these proteins:
- the LOC103573216 gene encoding 3'(2'),5'-bisphosphate nucleotidase 1, whose translation MAQCHPLMTRLVASSVVAATQAGKIIRDIFTQGDLNIVDKGVNDLQTEADRSAQNCIIESLSRQFPDITIIGEEGTSRCEVPSDWIVTDLDQDVLKVKLPDYLENVSPKDVCVWVDPLDGTSEFTQGLVDHITVLVGVAVGKKAVGGVIHQPYYKDVQKSSLGRTLWGIDKVGIGGFKPIPPPAGKKIITTTRSHSNKTVQAALDAIEPDEVIRVGGAGHKVMLLLEGKANAYVFASPGCKRWDTCAPEAVLHAAGGALTDLYGDNYPYDADTEHPNTKGVLATAPGEQHSWYLSRIPDQVKQEL comes from the exons atggcaCAGTGTCATCCACTGATGACCCGTCTGGTCGCTTCATCAGTAGTAGCAGCAACGCAAGCAGGAAAAATAATTCGTGATATATTTACACAAggagatttaaatattgttgataAAGGAGTTAATGATTTGCAAACAGAAGCTGATCGTTCTGCCCAAAATTGTATTATAGAATCATTGAGTAGACAATTTCCAGATATAACTATTATTGGAGAAGAGGGAACATCCAGATGTGAAGTCCCATCAGATTGGATTGTTACCGATTTAGATCAAGATGTATTGAAGGTTAAACTTCCTGATTATCTTGAAAATGTTTCTCCAAAAGACGTGTGTGTATGGGTTGATCCACTTGatg gTACTTCTGAATTCACTCAAGGATTAGTGGACCACATTACAGTATTAGTTGGTGTCGCAGTAGGAAAAAAAGCTGTGGGAGGTGTAATTCATCAACCTTATTATAAAGACGTTCAAAAATCATCACTAGGTCGTACTCTGTGGGGTATTGATAAAGTTGGAATCGGTGGGTTCAAACCAATCCCACCACCAGCTgggaagaaaataattacaactacACG GTCGCATTCCAATAAAACTGTTCAAGCAGCACTGGATGCTATAGAACCTGATGAAGTCATAAGAGTAGGAGGAGCTGGTCATAAAGTAATGCTTTTATTAGAAGGCAAAGCAAATGCCTACGTATTTGCAAGCCCTGGATGTAAAAGATGGGATACTTGTGCTCCAGAAGCGGTGCTACATGCCGCAGGAGGAGCTCTTACTGATCTATATGGTGATAATTATCCGTATGACGCTGATACTGAACATCCTAATACTAAAGGAGTACTGGCTACAGCACCCGGTGAACAGCATTCGTGGTATCTATCACGTATTCCTGATCAAGTTAAACAAGAAttgtag